ATACGACCGGAGTCACACGGAAAAACCAATGTAAGTTCAACCGGTTAGAAAACCGTAGAAAAGGAAGGAGCTGCAAAAAAAGACAAAACTGTCACAGTCAAGACCTTTCTGCGACAATCCTGTCATCGAGAAATTTCGCGGATTACAGCGATTTGATCCGCTCCAGGTCGCTGTTCCTGCCGAGAACAACCATCATCTCACTGTCTTTGAGTACCTTTTCCGGATCGATAATCAACTCTACTTTGTTCTCGATGACATCCTTGATGGCAATAATCTGCAGACCGAATTTCCGCCGGAAGTCGAGGTCCCGGATCTTCTGTCCGACAATCTTCTTCGAGGGTGCCACCTCCTGTATACTGTACCCCTCGACGAAGGGGATATAATCGATAATATTCTTCGTGCTGATCCTTCGGGCAAGCCGGATTGCGACATCCTTCTCCGGGAAGACCACCTCCGATGCGCCGAGGGTGGAAAGGATCTTCCCATGGTCCTCTTCGTTGGCCTTGGCGATGATCTGCCGGACCCCTAACTCCTTGAGGAATAGGGTGGCCAGAATACTCGATTCCAGGGATTCACCCATGGCAATAATGACAATGTCGTCCGGGTCCAGTCCAAGGGATTTCAGGAACTCCTTGTTGGTAACGTCGGCCACCATCGCCCTGGAGGCATGGTCTTTCGCTCTCTGTACGGCATCCCGGTCCCGGTCGAGGGCCACCACATCGGCACCCGCTTCGTAAAGGGTCCTGGCCACATGACTTCCGAACATTCCCAATCCGATAACGACATATTGCTGTTTCATCTCCGCACCTTTAAAAAGTCAGGGTTGATAAACTCGTTAAAAAGCAGACGGACTTTATGACAAAGCCGTCCCGGTCAGCCTACCATAATGTTTTCTTCCGGGTAAGAAAAGAGTTCTTCCTTCCGTTCCCCGGAAATCGCCAAGGCAACGGTGATCGGGCCCACTCTTCCGACAAACATCAGGATCATCAGGATGATCTTGCCTGCCGCCGAAAGGGTCGGCGTGACTCCGGTGGACAGTCCTACCGTACCAAAAGCGGAAACGGTCTCAAAGAGATACTCTAAAAAAAGCCCGCGGCTCGCCGGATGAGGGATATCCCCCAACTCCGTAATCATCAGGGCCATCGTCCCGAGCAGGATCAACAGCAGGGAAAGAAGAATAATGGAGATGGCTCTCGCCACCGTCTCGGAAGGGACGGTCCTTCGAAAGAGGACCGTATCTTCCCGGGCCTTCCATTTTGAATGGGCCATGGCCAGAAGTACGGCAAAGGAGGTCGTCTTGATCCCGCCGCCGGTTGAACCGGGAGAGGCCCCGATAAACATGAGAATGATCGTGAAGAGGAGGGTCCCGTTTGTCAGCAGATGGTAATCGACGGTATTGAATCCGGCCGTCCGGGGTGTAATCGACTGGAAGAGGGCCATGAGCCCCTTTTCGCCGAAAGAGGCACCGGCCAGAGCATTCTTCCATTCCAGCACCAGAAACCCCGCGGCACCGGCAATGATGAGAAGACCCGTCATGACGAGGACCGTTCGGGTATGGGTGGAGATGGAGATCCTCTTCTTCTGCAGGAATTTCGCCGCCGTAAATTTCTGAAGCTCCCGCAGGACCAGGAAACCGAGACCCCCGGCAATGATCAGGACAAGGATGACGCCGTTCACCCAGGGATCGCCCCTGTAATCGACAAGGCTTCGGGAGAAGAGGGAAAATCCGGCATTGCAAAAGGCCGATACGGAATGGAAAAGGGCTTGGAAAAAGGCCTCCTTTAACGGGAAGAGGGTCCGCCACCGAAAAAAGAGGAGCGCCCATCCCACCCCTTCAAAAAGGAGGGTCATGATAAAGACGTTCTTCACCAGGGTGGAGACGGAAAGATCGGTCTTGTGGGAGAGGGTTCCCTGTACGAGTTCCCGACCTTTGAAGGTCAGCCGTCTGCCCAGGACCAAGATCACCACCGTTGAGTAGGTCATGATTCCCAAGCCCCCCATCTGGATCAGCAGAAGCAGAATCCCCTGACCGGTGGTGGAAAAACGACTCCCGGTATCGACCACGGTCAAACCCGTCACACAGACGGCGGAGGTCGCCGTAAAGAGGGCGTCGAGGAAGGAGACGGGACCGCCCGCCAGGGAAAAACGGGCGTGGAGGAACACGGCCCCGACCAGAATCGCCAGGGCAAAGCTGCCGATGAGGAGCGTATTGGGGTGCAAACGTTTGATCCGTCCGAGCATATGATTCGCCATCGGGTATCCCCTCTTTGCCGATCAGCGGAAACTCAAAATAGAAAATACTTACACCATCCGGGGAAAGGGGTCAAGGCAGAATCCGCTTTCTCTTCCTTGACAGCCATGCGGCAAACTTTTATCATGGGCTGCCTTTCAGGAGATTCCATGATCCGAATTGGAGAAATTCCTTACGCCAACTGTACCCCCCTTTTCCATTCCCTGCGAAAAACCGGGGCCGGAAAAAACCTTACCTTTGTTCAGGGAGAACCGGCAACATTGAACCGGATGCTCTTTGCAGGAGAGATCGACCTCGCCCCCTCTTCCTCCTTCGAATACGGGCTCCATCCGGACCGCTATCTCCTCATGCCGGATCTCTCCATCTCCTCCGGCCGGGAGATACAAAGTGTTCTTCTTCTCTCCACCGTTCCTATCGAAAAATTAGGAGGGAAAACATTGGAACTCTCTCCGGCCTCGGCCACCTCGAATGCACTCCTGCGGATCCTTCTTCACAAGCAATACCGTATCGATTGCCATTATCACCTCACGGAGGGGAAAGCCCATGCTGCAGCCGATGTGGCCGCCCGGCTTGATATCGGGAACTCGGCGCTCAAGGCCCATCTGCAAAAGAAGGAAGAGGGATTCGTCTATGATCTCGCCGTCCTCTGGAGGGATTTTACAGGTCTTCCCTTCGTTTTTGCCCTCTGGATGATCCGGCGGGAAATCGTCGCAACAAAGAAGGAGGAGATCATGCGTCTCGCAGGAACGCTCCGGGAAGCCCGAAAATACGCGGAAGGCCATTACCCGGAAATCGCCCGGGCGGCAAAGAGCGCCGTCGGCATCGATGCGGACGACCTTGTCCGCTACTGGCAGACCCTCTCCTACAATCTCGATGACAAAAAGATCGAGAGTCTGGAACGCTATCTCGATTACGCCTGCGAACTCGGCCTCATCCCGGAAAGCCCTTCCCTGAACTTTCTTCCCTTTTTGCCTTCCAAATGATGCGCTTGGCCGGCAGATGTGCCGTCCGCACTTCTGTGGTATCATGGGGCCACAGCAGAGAGTAACGCCGGGGTTTGTCCCCGACGTAAGTAGCATCCCGGGATATTCTTTTTGCTTGCCCCGTTTGGGGATTCTGTTATATCTTCCCGTTTCAAAATCAACCCAAAAGAAAGGTCATCAATGAATCGAGTCCCGAAAAAGATCTTTTTTACCAACGGTGTGGGCATTCACAAGGAAGAACTTCAATCCTTCGAACTGTCCCTGCGGGATGCCGGAATCGAAAAGTGCAACCTCGTCACCGTCTCCAGCATCCTTCCGCCGGGGTGCAGACGGATCTCCCGAAAGGAAGGGTTGAAACTCCTCCACCCCGGAGAGATCACCTACTGCGTCCTGGCCCGCTGTGCCTCCAATGAACCTCGCAGACTCCTGGCCGCCTCCGTGGGATGCGCCATCCCCATGGACAAGCGGATGTACGGCTACCTCAGCGAACACCACGCTTTCGGTATGACCGACAGAACCGCCGGCGATTACGCCGAGGACCTGGCGGCGGCCATGCTCGCCTCGACCCTGGGAATCGAATTCGATGAAGAAAAGAGCTGGGACGAAAAACGGGAGATCTGGAAGATCAGCGGGAAGATCGTCCGGACGAGCAACATCACCCAGTCGGCGATCGTCAAGAAGGGGTTCTACACCTCCGTCGTAGCGGCGGCGGTCTTTATCTTATAACCCCACATACCGCCGAAGGGTTTCGGCATCAAGCCAGCCGCCACGGCATTTCACGCATTGCAGAACCGCCCCCCCCTGAAAGGGAACCTTCCGGAGGGAAGCACCGCAATGCGGGCAGGCAGGAGACAATCCGATTTCTTCCGTGCCCATTTCTCCTTTGGATCCTCTCTTTTTCTCCAACCATTCCCGGTGCTTCTTCAGGAAGTAATCCTCTTCTTTCCCTTTTTCCACCTCGTCCCATTTGTCTTTCTTTTTCACGGCTCCCTCCCATGTTTCATCTTTCAGAAGAGGATAAACCTTTCCGGAAAGTGAGGTCAAGGAAGAATTCTCAGGAGTTTCCCTCTCCATTATGGTATATTGGTGTTCGATAATGAGGCGAAGAAGAGGTAGAACCAATGGGAAAGACCAAGACGCTCATAGCAAAGAGTGTCGCCACTCATTTGATCGGATTTTCCTTCATCCTGCCGGGGACTCTGCAACGGCGCGGTTTTCTTCGGGCCATGGACCGGATCTTTTCCGGGATGGCCCCTTCCTACGACCGGGCCTGGGAGAAAATGGGAACATCCGTCGTCCTTGCTCCTCTGGATCGGGCGGCAGGGGAGATCCCCAAACCACCGGCACGGATCGCCGATCTTGCCTGCGGCACGGGTCCGGCCGCTTTCCGGCTGGCCGACACTTTCCCGGAGGCCCGGATCACCGGGGCCGATATCTCCCGGGCCATGATCGAAACATTCCGGAAAAAGATCCCCCCGGCAAAAAGGGAGCGGATCTCGGCCCTTGTCTCTCCCTCCGGCCGTCTCCCCTTTGCCGACAACACCTTCGACCTCGTCCTGACCCAGAACGCGCCCCCATATCCCGAGGAGATGATCCGCGTCCTCCGTCCCGGCGGCTTCCTCTTCTTTCTCTACTCCTTCGCCTTCATCGCCCCCGTCCGGAGGATCGTTCGGCGAAGACTTGTCCCCCTCAACCTGTGCGATATCACAATCCGGCGGGCAGGAGAAGGAATGGCGGTCACGGCCGTTAAAGGAAAGAAGGGAAGGGCCTGATGGAGTCCCGAATTGAGTCGATGGCACCCGGCGGCTTTGGTATCGCCCGGATCGAAGGACGTGTCCACTTCGTCCCGGAGACCGTCACGGGGGACGTCGTTGAGATCGAAGAGGTGTCGAAGAAGCGACACCACACCTTCTCCCGCCTCGTCCGGATTCTGGAGCCCTCCCCCTCTCGCAGGAATCCCTTCTGCCCCTGGTACGGGGCGTGCGGGGGATGCGACTTCCAGCACATCACCTACCCCGAACAGCTTCGGATCAAGCAGGAGATTTTCCGCAATCAAATGCAAAGGATCGGGAAGTTTGAAGATCCGGAAACACCGGAGATCCTCGGTTCCAAGTCAAAAAGAGTCCGGATGCGATTTCAGATCGGAAACGGGGAGGTCGGGCTCTTCCGGCGCAGGACGAACCGGATCTGTGCCATGACGGAATGCGCCGTCGCAGATCCGACGATCAACAAAGCACTTCAGGTGATCCGTAAGGGGGTAAAGGAAGCACCGGGAAGATCCGCTTTGGAGGGAGAGGTCACTATCATTGCGGCCGGGGGCAAGGCCCACCTGTTCCTTGACCTTCCCTTGCAGCAGGCCATGGCCCTGAGTGAGTCGATGAGACCACCCGTCGTCGGCTGCATCCTCGGGAAAAGGGAGATGCGCCGGATCACGGGCAAGCCGTCAATCCCACTCAAAACCGGAGGCGTTCAAATCGATCTTCCCGCCGACGTCTTCGTCCAGGCAAACCGCGAGATCAACGAAGCGATCCTCCCGGAGATCCGGGCCTTCATGGAGGGAACAAATAAGGTCGTCGATCTCTACTGCGGTTGCGGCAATTTCACCTTCCCTCTCTCCCGGGCATGCGGTGAAGTCACCGGGATCGAAACATCACCGGCCGCCGTCGAATCCGCACGCAAGGCCGCCCTTCGGGCGAAGATCGGGAACCTCTCCTTTTTCTGCCGGCCCGCCGCCGAAGCAGATCTCTCAGGCACCGGCGGGATCGTCCTCGATCCGCCCCGGCCGGGACTTTCCAGCGGTCTGATCAAAAAGATACTCCGGGCCCTCCCCCGCCGGATCGCCTATCTCTCCTGTAACCCGGCGACCCAGGCCAGGGACCTGCGCCTCCTCGTCGACGGCGGATACACAATAGAATCCATCCGCCTATTCGACATGTTTCCCGAGACCCACCATATCGAGTCCCTGGCGCTGATGAGACTGAAATAATTTCCGTTCAGACACCGATCCCGATCCTGCCGTAAACTCCGTCGTAGCCCGGCTCGATCTCCACTCTTCCTTCCCGTACCCGGCCGACCGCCTCGGCCAGAAGGGATGATCCCTCCTCCGCCAGCGCGGCGAGAGAGGTCTTCGTCAGGACCGTATATTCGTCCCCAAAGACGGAGAGAAGACGCCGGTACTCCCGGTCCACCCTCTTGCTCCCGACACCGACGCAGAGAATCCCGGAGAGGATCTCCGCCAGCGGGATCAGGGACTGAAAGCCCGTCCCATCGGCAGGACCTGCCGGATGATCCCGGTCGGCCAGTTCCTCCACCCGGTGCAGGACCCCGAGAGTAAGCCTCTTTCCACAGACGGGGCAGAGTCCCTTGTGCTTTCTCGTCTCCGCCGGGGAAAGGCAGATCCCGCATTTCCGGTGTCCATCGAAATGGTACTTCCCCTCCTCCGGGAAGAACTCGACCGTCCCGCCCAGTCCCTTCTCCCAGCCTCCCCGGAGGGCCTCCCGCACGGCGGGATAGGAAAGGCCCGTCTCGAAGATTGTCGCCTCCCGCATCAGTTTCGGCAGGGAGTGGGCATCGGAGTTGGAGATCAGGCGTATTCCATCCAGCTGTGTCAGACGCCGGTTCATCGGAGGATCGGAGGAAAGCCCCGTTTCGATCGCCGGGATCTGTGATGCCGGTTCCCCGTAACATTCCTCAAGAGAGGAAAAGGAAGAAAAAGCGCCGAAGACGGAGAAGTGGGGCGTCCAGGCATGGGCCGGGATCAGGATATTTTCGGGATGGCTTTCGAGAACGATCCTGAGCAGATCCCGGGAATCGAGTCCGAGGATCGGGCGGCCGTCCGATTCGAGATTCCCGATCCGGGCCAGGGCGCGGTTGATCCGGGCAACAGAAGAAAGGTCCCGGGCCAGCAGGAGGTGATGAACCTTCCGTGTCCTTCCTTCACGGGAATAGATCGTCGATATCTCGGCGGAAAGGAGGAAACGGATCTTCCGTCGGCAGCGTTGAGGAACCTCTCCATCGTTGATGAAGGGCTTTTTCAACCGGTAGAGTCCGGGTTCCGCCGGGGCCAGTTTTTTCCTGATTTCAGCCAGCCGCACCGGATGAGTGAAATCGCCCGTCCCCAGGAGGGTCACTCCCTTGAGCTGTGCCCAAAGATGAAGGTTTTCCAGGGTCATGGCCGGGCTGGTCGAACGGGAGGCGGGGGAGTGGAGATGGAGATCGGCCAGGAATCTCACGACCCCTCCGACTCTCCGGCCGGGACCTCCGCAGGGCCGAGCAGGAATCTCTGATAATAGGCAAGGAGGAGACAAGTCATGGGGAGGGCAATGATCAGGCCGAAGATCCCCAGGAGTTTCCCCCAGATCGAAAGGGACAAAAGGATCATGGCCGGACTCAACCCGGTCACCTTTCCCATCAGCCTCGGCACGAGGATCGTATCCTGGATTAACTGGACCCCAACGAATACCAACCCCGTCAGCGCCAGGGTCACGGGGAGGCTCCCTCCCGTCTCCAGGGCATGGATCACGGCGAGGAGAAAAGCGGGAATCAGCCCGATCAGCTGGAGATAGGGGATCATGTTCAGAAGGCCGATGAAAAGGCCGAGCAGGATCCCCAACGGAAGGCCGATGAGGGTGAACCCCGTGGCAAAGAGGACCCCGACCAGGGCCGCTACGGCCGCCTGGGCCCGGAAATAACGGTTCATGGCGGCATCGAAATCATGAACGAACGCCACCACCTGTTCCCGATAACCCGGGGGGATCATCGACTTCCACCCCTCCCGGACCCTCGGAAAATCGATGAGAAGAAAGATCAGGTAGAGGAGGATCACCACCAACCCCGCCAGGCCGAGGAGAAAGCTCGCCGTCCCGGTAATGAGCCCCCAGATCCCCGGCAGGACCTTCCGGACCGTTTCGACGGCAATCTTCCAGAGATTCGCCGTATTGAAGAGGTCCTGGATCTCCTTTTGGGAAGCGTATTCCCGCACCGCCTTCCAGAGATCGGGCGGAAGCTCTTTCGATGCCCGTTCGGCAATATCGGAATTGTTCACCAAGCCGGAGAGAAGGCTCCCCATATGAGAGATCTCTTTCGTCACC
This sequence is a window from Deltaproteobacteria bacterium. Protein-coding genes within it:
- a CDS encoding TrkA family potassium uptake protein, which produces MKQQYVVIGLGMFGSHVARTLYEAGADVVALDRDRDAVQRAKDHASRAMVADVTNKEFLKSLGLDPDDIVIIAMGESLESSILATLFLKELGVRQIIAKANEEDHGKILSTLGASEVVFPEKDVAIRLARRISTKNIIDYIPFVEGYSIQEVAPSKKIVGQKIRDLDFRRKFGLQIIAIKDVIENKVELIIDPEKVLKDSEMMVVLGRNSDLERIKSL
- a CDS encoding menaquinone biosynthesis protein, which produces MIRIGEIPYANCTPLFHSLRKTGAGKNLTFVQGEPATLNRMLFAGEIDLAPSSSFEYGLHPDRYLLMPDLSISSGREIQSVLLLSTVPIEKLGGKTLELSPASATSNALLRILLHKQYRIDCHYHLTEGKAHAAADVAARLDIGNSALKAHLQKKEEGFVYDLAVLWRDFTGLPFVFALWMIRREIVATKKEEIMRLAGTLREARKYAEGHYPEIARAAKSAVGIDADDLVRYWQTLSYNLDDKKIESLERYLDYACELGLIPESPSLNFLPFLPSK
- a CDS encoding arginine decarboxylase, pyruvoyl-dependent, translated to MNRVPKKIFFTNGVGIHKEELQSFELSLRDAGIEKCNLVTVSSILPPGCRRISRKEGLKLLHPGEITYCVLARCASNEPRRLLAASVGCAIPMDKRMYGYLSEHHAFGMTDRTAGDYAEDLAAAMLASTLGIEFDEEKSWDEKREIWKISGKIVRTSNITQSAIVKKGFYTSVVAAAVFIL
- a CDS encoding zf-TFIIB domain-containing protein, with translation MKKKDKWDEVEKGKEEDYFLKKHREWLEKKRGSKGEMGTEEIGLSPACPHCGASLRKVPFQGGAVLQCVKCRGGWLDAETLRRYVGL
- a CDS encoding methyltransferase domain-containing protein, whose protein sequence is MGKTKTLIAKSVATHLIGFSFILPGTLQRRGFLRAMDRIFSGMAPSYDRAWEKMGTSVVLAPLDRAAGEIPKPPARIADLACGTGPAAFRLADTFPEARITGADISRAMIETFRKKIPPAKRERISALVSPSGRLPFADNTFDLVLTQNAPPYPEEMIRVLRPGGFLFFLYSFAFIAPVRRIVRRRLVPLNLCDITIRRAGEGMAVTAVKGKKGRA
- a CDS encoding class I SAM-dependent RNA methyltransferase — protein: MESRIESMAPGGFGIARIEGRVHFVPETVTGDVVEIEEVSKKRHHTFSRLVRILEPSPSRRNPFCPWYGACGGCDFQHITYPEQLRIKQEIFRNQMQRIGKFEDPETPEILGSKSKRVRMRFQIGNGEVGLFRRRTNRICAMTECAVADPTINKALQVIRKGVKEAPGRSALEGEVTIIAAGGKAHLFLDLPLQQAMALSESMRPPVVGCILGKREMRRITGKPSIPLKTGGVQIDLPADVFVQANREINEAILPEIRAFMEGTNKVVDLYCGCGNFTFPLSRACGEVTGIETSPAAVESARKAALRAKIGNLSFFCRPAAEADLSGTGGIVLDPPRPGLSSGLIKKILRALPRRIAYLSCNPATQARDLRLLVDGGYTIESIRLFDMFPETHHIESLALMRLK
- a CDS encoding DNA helicase UvrD yields the protein MRFLADLHLHSPASRSTSPAMTLENLHLWAQLKGVTLLGTGDFTHPVRLAEIRKKLAPAEPGLYRLKKPFINDGEVPQRCRRKIRFLLSAEISTIYSREGRTRKVHHLLLARDLSSVARINRALARIGNLESDGRPILGLDSRDLLRIVLESHPENILIPAHAWTPHFSVFGAFSSFSSLEECYGEPASQIPAIETGLSSDPPMNRRLTQLDGIRLISNSDAHSLPKLMREATIFETGLSYPAVREALRGGWEKGLGGTVEFFPEEGKYHFDGHRKCGICLSPAETRKHKGLCPVCGKRLTLGVLHRVEELADRDHPAGPADGTGFQSLIPLAEILSGILCVGVGSKRVDREYRRLLSVFGDEYTVLTKTSLAALAEEGSSLLAEAVGRVREGRVEIEPGYDGVYGRIGIGV
- a CDS encoding AI-2E family transporter codes for the protein MNLGKSPYTFDRVVRIVLAAGLLWGGIRLLGLLSDVLIPFAVALLLAYLINPLVVRVQRKISHRGTAVVVSLILILLFSGLLAAWLTPMVTKEISHMGSLLSGLVNNSDIAERASKELPPDLWKAVREYASQKEIQDLFNTANLWKIAVETVRKVLPGIWGLITGTASFLLGLAGLVVILLYLIFLLIDFPRVREGWKSMIPPGYREQVVAFVHDFDAAMNRYFRAQAAVAALVGVLFATGFTLIGLPLGILLGLFIGLLNMIPYLQLIGLIPAFLLAVIHALETGGSLPVTLALTGLVFVGVQLIQDTILVPRLMGKVTGLSPAMILLSLSIWGKLLGIFGLIIALPMTCLLLAYYQRFLLGPAEVPAGESEGS